In the genome of Vidua macroura isolate BioBank_ID:100142 chromosome 19, ASM2450914v1, whole genome shotgun sequence, one region contains:
- the GCGR gene encoding glucagon receptor: protein MWSRGGMSQPRLLTLLVLLLCCQGPCAQITDNVVERWKEYSEECQRNMSRLPAPTELVCNRTFDKFSCWPDTMPNSTASVPCPWFLPWYQKVKHKHVFKTCGPDGQWVTGPRGQSLRDATQCEQDDEDLKAQEKFAKTYGSFKVMYTVGYSVSLCALLLALALLLGFSKLHCMRNYIHMNLFASFILKGVSVLVIDALLKTHYSDKIDGYNVQIWLSDEAAAGCRAATVFMQYGIVANYCWLLVEGIYLHNLLVVAVFSERSYFTLYLCIGWGAPMLFLIPWVIVKFLYENIQCWSTNNNMGFWWILRFPVFLAILINFFIFIRIIQILVSKLRAHQMRYTDYKFRLAKSTLTLIPLLGIHEVVFAFITDEHAQGTLRYVKLFFDLFLSSFQGLLVAILYCFVNKEVQAELLKRWQRWKLGKDLAEEYKHTYSHAPSARNGAGSTCEKHQLVSGCTNGLGRSLAPQPSSQRLERSGRSTAEHLALGGHHHCYEFPETTAESHF, encoded by the exons ATGTGGTCCAGAGGAGGGATGTCCCAGCCACGTCTCCTCaccctcctggtgctgctgctctgctgccag GGTCCCTGTGCCCAGATCACGGATAATGTCGTCGAGAGATGGAAGGAGTACAGCGAGGAGTGCCAGCGCAACATGAGCCGCCTGCCTGCGCCCACAG agctggtCTGTAACCGCACCTTCGACAAGTTCTCGTGCTGGCCCGACACGATGCCCAACAGCACAGCCAGTGTGCCCTGCCCCTGGTTCCTGCCCTGGTACCAGAAAG TGAAGCACAAACACGTCTTCAAGACCTGTGGGCCAGACGGGCAGTGGGTGACAGGGCCACGGGGACAGTCCCTGCGCGATGCCACACAGTGTGAGCAGGATGACGAGGACCTAAAGGCGCAG GAAAAATTTGCCAAGACCTATGGCAGCTTCAAAGTGATGTACACCGTGGGCtactctgtgtccctgtgtgcactGCTGcttgccctggccctgctgctgggcttcAG CAAGCTGCACTGCATGAGGAACTACATCCACATGAACCTCTTCGCCTCCTTCATCCTGAAGGGCGTCTCTGTGCTGGTCATCGACGCCCTGCTCAAGACCCACTACAGTGACAAGATCGACGGCTACAACGTGCAAATCTGGCTGAGCGACGAG GCAGCCGCAGGCTGCCGGGCAGCCACGGTCTTCATGCAGTACGGCATCGTGGCCAACTactgctggctgctggtggAAGGCATCTACCTGCATAACCTGCTGGTGGTGGCCGTCTTCTCCGAGAGGAGCTACTTCACCCTCTACCTGTGCATCGGCTGGG GGGCACCCATGCTGTTCCTCATTCCCTGGGTCATTGTGAAGTTCCTCTATGAAAACATACA GTGCTGGTCCACAAACAACAACATGGGCTTCTGGTGGATCCTTCGCTTCCCCGTGTTCCTGGCCATCCTG ATCAACTTCTTCATCTTCATCCGCATCATTCAGATCCTTGTTTCCAAGCTCCGTGCACACCAGATGCGCTACACTGACTACAAGTTCAG GCTGGCCAAGTCCACGCTGACGCTCATCCCGCTGCTGGGCATCCACGAGGTGGTCTTCGCCTTCATCACCGACGAGCACGCCCAGGGCACACTGCGCTACGTCAAGCTCTTCTTCGACCTCTTCCTGAGCTCCTTCCAG GGTTTGCTGGTGGCCATTCTCTACTGCTTCGTCAACAAGGAG gtgcaggcagagctgctgaagcgGTGGCAGCGCTGGAAGCTGGGGAAGGACCTGGCTGAGGAGTACAAGCACACCTACAGCCACGCACCCAGTGCCCGCAACGGCGCCGGCAGCACCTGTGAGAAGCACCAGCTGGTGAGTGGCTGCACCAACGGGCTGGGGCGCAGCCTggccccccagcccagctcccagcgcCTGGAGAGGAGCGGGCGCAGCACTGCCGAGCACCTCGCCCTGGGGGGCCATCACCACTGCTACGAGTTTCCTGAGACCACGGCCGAGAGCCACTTCTGA